The nucleotide sequence GCGCCGCGCGCGCGACTTCACCCACGGCAAGCCGAGCCACTTCATCATTCTCGGCGTGCTGTTTACCGCGGTGTTCGTGCTGGTGATCTTCTCGATCGTAAAACTGGTGCTGCACCTCGCCGGCGTGTGAACCGACTCAGCGCAGCAGCGCGTCGATGGAGAAGTCGTAGCGCTGCAGACGCGGATTGCGTGCCGCACTGAAGCGCTTGAAGTCCAGCTTGCTGCCGGACGCCTGAAGGTTACGCAGCAACCGGCGCGCCTGCTGCGCATCGAGCAGGCGGAACAGCCGGGCCATCTGGTCCTTGCCCCCACGCGTGGCGAAATCCAGGCCCGCCGCGTAATCGTGAACCATCACCAGCGCACAACCACCCAGAATGAAATGCCCGCTGCTGAGTACGCTGAGCCGACCATCGACCCGCGCCTGCAATGCCGCCACGGAATTGTTCAGCCCCGAGTAGCGCAGCGCACGCCCCTGTTCCCGCGCCGCACGCATCACGCCGAAGGCCATGTTGTCGTTCGCCGACCACACCAGGTTGACCTGCGGGTATCGCGGCAACAATGTACTGGCCTGTTCGTAGGCGCGCTGCTCGAACCATTCGCCATAGACGAGCTGGCGCAGGCGCACGTGCGGATGCTCGTTCAGGGCACGCTGCAAGCCGACCTCGCGCAGGGTCGCGGACGGCGTCTGCTTGATGCCGGAGAAGGCGATCATCTCGCCCACGCCGGCCGGCGTCAGCTCGATCAGCGCCTTGGCCATCAGGTAGCCGGCTTCCTCGTCGTTGGGCACCAGGCTGCCGATCCAGTTGCTGTACTTGTCGCGAGAGCCGCCGG is from Pseudomonas sp. PDM14 and encodes:
- a CDS encoding DUF2970 domain-containing protein: MDDNDDKPLTLREMLFSVLAAAFGVQSGKRRARDFTHGKPSHFIILGVLFTAVFVLVIFSIVKLVLHLAGV
- a CDS encoding ABC transporter substrate-binding protein encodes the protein MAFLRLIISACLLLACTVAQATSVVFLNPGRSDEAFWVEYSAYMQQAADDLGIDLEVRYGERTAQGILDLARDVLARKQKPDYLLFVNEQFVGPEILRMYVGSGIKLFSVHSTLTPEQQMITGGSRDKYSNWIGSLVPNDEEAGYLMAKALIELTPAGVGEMIAFSGIKQTPSATLREVGLQRALNEHPHVRLRQLVYGEWFEQRAYEQASTLLPRYPQVNLVWSANDNMAFGVMRAAREQGRALRYSGLNNSVAALQARVDGRLSVLSSGHFILGGCALVMVHDYAAGLDFATRGGKDQMARLFRLLDAQQARRLLRNLQASGSKLDFKRFSAARNPRLQRYDFSIDALLR